Proteins encoded by one window of uncultured Draconibacterium sp.:
- the ispF gene encoding 2-C-methyl-D-erythritol 2,4-cyclodiphosphate synthase, with protein MDFRIGQGYDVHRLAEGETLWLGGVLIPHHKGTVAHSDGDVLIHAICDAMLGALKLRDIGTHFPDTAAEFKNIDSKILLKKSYELVKQKGYEIVNIDSTVQAQQPKLKPHIPEMEQCMADVLEIDVDCVSVKATTTETLGFEGREEGMSVNAVVLLKRM; from the coding sequence ATGGATTTCAGAATTGGACAAGGATATGATGTACACCGTCTGGCCGAAGGAGAAACCTTGTGGCTAGGCGGTGTTTTAATTCCACACCACAAAGGAACTGTGGCACATTCTGATGGCGATGTGCTTATTCATGCCATTTGCGATGCCATGTTGGGTGCATTGAAACTGCGTGACATTGGTACACATTTCCCAGACACGGCTGCCGAATTCAAAAATATCGACAGCAAGATTTTATTGAAAAAATCGTACGAGCTGGTAAAACAAAAAGGCTACGAAATTGTAAATATCGATTCAACCGTGCAGGCACAGCAACCTAAATTAAAGCCACACATTCCGGAAATGGAACAATGTATGGCCGATGTTTTGGAAATTGATGTCGATTGCGTTTCGGTAAAAGCTACTACTACAGAAACGCTTGGTTTCGAGGGACGCGAAGAAGGCATGTCGGTAAATGCTGTGGTACTTTTAAAACGTATGTAA
- a CDS encoding porin family protein, whose protein sequence is MTQKKFSLLIMLLFVLPITNNAQDFKFGGLTGITASKIYFNNKPSDFYEETDALTAFNINAFAKYKSASFWGVAIEPGFIQKGYRTNITWGFIQGSAKVRLNYIQLPILAELYLSDKLYFSLGPELAYLLNAKYNMEGKTDITDIYDNRFELSGLIGVNYNIYKNFDIGLRYNRGLTKTTGIIFMNETGEYMDEAKEYNQYLQIIVNFTI, encoded by the coding sequence ATGACACAAAAAAAATTCTCCCTCCTGATTATGTTGCTGTTTGTTCTACCAATTACCAACAATGCACAGGATTTTAAATTCGGTGGACTAACAGGAATCACTGCAAGCAAAATTTATTTTAATAATAAACCTTCCGATTTTTATGAAGAAACCGATGCTTTGACTGCATTCAATATTAATGCCTTTGCAAAGTATAAAAGCGCAAGTTTCTGGGGTGTTGCCATTGAGCCGGGCTTTATTCAGAAAGGATACCGTACTAATATTACATGGGGTTTTATTCAAGGCAGTGCAAAAGTTCGGTTAAACTATATTCAACTTCCAATTTTGGCTGAACTTTATTTATCGGATAAGTTATACTTTTCGCTGGGTCCCGAGCTTGCTTACCTATTAAATGCAAAATACAATATGGAAGGGAAAACTGACATTACTGACATTTACGACAACCGATTTGAATTATCGGGATTAATTGGCGTGAACTATAATATTTACAAAAACTTCGATATTGGACTAAGGTACAACAGAGGGCTAACAAAAACGACTGGGATAATTTTCATGAATGAAACCGGTGAATATATGGATGAAGCAAAAGAATATAATCAGTATTTACAAATCATTGTAAATTTTACTATTTAA
- a CDS encoding thioredoxin family protein has protein sequence MMFKEIKSIDEFIALKDEQEAVLAYFSTDACSVCKVLKPKVEEMVTTNFPKMQLVYVQSDVLPDVAAQNSIFTAPTIVVFFDGRETIRKSRAIGVGEIQSEIARYYSMLFD, from the coding sequence ATGATGTTCAAAGAAATTAAATCAATTGATGAGTTTATTGCCCTAAAAGATGAGCAGGAAGCTGTACTGGCTTACTTTTCAACCGATGCCTGTTCGGTGTGCAAAGTGTTAAAACCAAAGGTGGAAGAAATGGTAACGACCAATTTCCCGAAAATGCAATTGGTTTACGTACAATCAGATGTGCTTCCCGACGTAGCTGCACAAAACAGCATATTTACCGCGCCAACAATCGTGGTGTTTTTCGATGGCCGCGAAACCATTCGTAAGAGTCGCGCCATTGGCGTTGGCGAAATTCAGAGCGAAATTGCACGCTATTATTCTATGTTGTTTGATTAA
- the porV gene encoding type IX secretion system outer membrane channel protein PorV, with translation MIKLLRILCVLALAAMVTKNVMAQGTLSGANTITTAVPFLAITPDSRAGGMGDAGVGTTADVNSQHWNPAKYVFMESEMGVGLSYSPWLRNLVDDINLAYLTGYKKLDDVQAISASLRYFALGDIVFTSDQGEFMGQQSPNEFAIDFGYSRLLSDVFSGAVAVRYIRSDLTAGQSVNGVETSAGNSFAADVAFYYYNEFRAGRQDNIFAAGINIQNIGSKISYTEGEVKDFIPTNLKLGASYTMELDDYNSFSFALEANKLLVPTPPADSTDYGDGDVIWSGGINSDIGVIEGIFKSFGDAPGGLKEEFQEITWSVGVEYWYNKQFALRAGYFYEHENKGNRQFITAGAGLKMNVFALDFSYLLPTQRNHPLENTLRFTLAFDIDAFSNQR, from the coding sequence ATGATCAAATTATTACGAATTTTATGTGTGTTGGCTCTAGCAGCCATGGTAACTAAGAATGTAATGGCACAAGGAACCTTGTCGGGTGCCAATACAATTACCACTGCCGTTCCGTTTTTGGCAATAACGCCCGATTCGCGTGCCGGTGGTATGGGAGATGCAGGAGTTGGAACTACAGCCGATGTGAACTCGCAGCATTGGAACCCTGCAAAATACGTTTTTATGGAAAGCGAAATGGGAGTGGGATTATCGTACTCGCCATGGTTGCGTAACCTGGTTGACGACATTAACCTTGCTTACCTTACAGGATATAAAAAACTCGACGATGTACAAGCTATCAGTGCTTCGTTGCGCTATTTTGCGCTTGGGGACATTGTTTTTACATCAGACCAGGGAGAATTTATGGGGCAGCAAAGCCCGAACGAATTTGCCATTGATTTTGGCTATTCACGCCTATTAAGTGATGTATTTTCCGGAGCGGTTGCTGTTCGTTATATTCGTTCCGACCTTACTGCCGGACAGTCTGTAAACGGAGTAGAAACCAGTGCCGGTAACTCGTTTGCTGCCGATGTGGCTTTCTATTATTACAATGAATTCAGAGCCGGAAGACAAGACAATATTTTTGCAGCCGGTATCAATATTCAGAATATTGGTTCGAAAATATCATATACCGAAGGCGAAGTAAAAGACTTTATTCCCACTAATTTGAAGTTGGGTGCTTCATACACTATGGAACTTGATGATTATAACTCATTTAGTTTTGCGTTAGAAGCCAACAAACTGTTGGTACCAACACCTCCGGCTGATTCTACAGATTATGGCGATGGTGACGTAATCTGGTCGGGAGGAATTAATTCTGATATTGGTGTTATTGAAGGTATTTTTAAATCGTTTGGCGATGCACCGGGTGGACTGAAGGAAGAGTTTCAGGAAATTACCTGGTCGGTTGGTGTGGAATACTGGTATAACAAGCAATTTGCACTGCGTGCCGGTTATTTCTACGAGCACGAAAATAAAGGTAACCGCCAGTTTATTACTGCCGGTGCCGGTTTAAAAATGAACGTGTTTGCACTCGACTTTTCGTACCTGTTGCCAACACAACGCAACCACCCATTGGAAAATACGCTTCGTTTTACGCTGGCGTTTGATATTGATGCATTTAGTAACCAACGCTGA
- a CDS encoding CoA-binding protein, which translates to MSKRTLVIGASENPARYSNKAILALRRNNHEVLGLAKRKGLVEDVAIQTNFPEQENIHTVTLYVGPQHQSEYYADIIRMKPQRVIFNPGTENPEFAEKLEVNNIDAEEACTLVLLSIGNY; encoded by the coding sequence ATGAGCAAACGCACACTTGTTATTGGTGCCAGCGAAAATCCGGCACGATATTCCAACAAAGCAATATTGGCACTTCGCCGAAACAATCACGAGGTTTTAGGGCTGGCGAAACGAAAAGGACTGGTGGAAGATGTTGCTATCCAAACTAATTTTCCGGAACAGGAAAATATACATACCGTTACACTTTATGTTGGGCCACAGCATCAGTCGGAGTATTATGCTGATATCATTCGAATGAAACCGCAGCGTGTAATTTTTAATCCGGGAACAGAAAACCCTGAATTTGCAGAAAAACTGGAAGTCAATAATATTGACGCAGAAGAGGCTTGCACACTGGTGTTGCTAAGTATCGGAAATTATTAG
- a CDS encoding DUF3667 domain-containing protein, with protein MSDLPKSNQCPACNSTAIDNYCSNCGQKIYNKRFTVKGIFAVVGNALNLERGFLYTMVWMFRNPGKVIDDYLNGKTKPYINPLNFILIIGGAFAFLVLSLGIFDTSIETSNQLLENNQRAVSAEALEFQKRWIEFIRKYINLIPLILIPFASIFSKWYYRKKKLYYGEHLILNSFVFGQYIVISIILALTTIIIPGLLTIFPLVSACLTAVYFTYAYYRYFRGSVINAFFGAIVMYLGGFILLMILVMIVIIIWIIIMASLGINPFEAAG; from the coding sequence ATGTCCGATCTTCCAAAAAGCAACCAATGTCCAGCTTGTAATTCCACTGCAATTGATAATTACTGTAGCAATTGCGGGCAAAAAATCTACAACAAGCGTTTTACCGTAAAAGGCATCTTTGCCGTTGTTGGAAATGCACTTAATCTGGAGCGAGGCTTTCTTTACACAATGGTTTGGATGTTCCGTAATCCGGGAAAAGTTATTGACGACTACCTTAACGGGAAAACAAAACCCTATATCAATCCTCTTAACTTCATTCTTATAATTGGTGGTGCATTTGCTTTTCTGGTACTTTCGCTTGGTATATTCGACACTAGTATCGAAACATCAAATCAACTTCTTGAAAACAACCAAAGAGCCGTATCTGCTGAAGCATTAGAATTTCAAAAACGCTGGATAGAATTTATCAGAAAATATATTAACCTGATCCCACTTATACTTATTCCCTTTGCCAGTATTTTCTCGAAATGGTATTACCGTAAAAAGAAACTTTATTATGGCGAGCACCTAATTCTTAATTCATTTGTGTTCGGGCAATATATTGTCATCTCAATAATTCTTGCATTGACGACTATTATAATACCTGGCTTGCTGACTATTTTTCCTCTTGTTTCGGCATGTTTAACAGCTGTATATTTTACATATGCCTACTACCGCTATTTCCGCGGTTCAGTGATAAACGCCTTTTTCGGCGCGATTGTAATGTATCTGGGTGGATTTATTTTACTTATGATTCTGGTAATGATTGTTATTATTATTTGGATAATAATAATGGCATCGTTAGGAATTAACCCTTTCGAAGCTGCAGGTTAA
- the porU gene encoding type IX secretion system sortase PorU, whose protein sequence is MNKYILLLFIVLVGFAVSDVHNEVVVLNWQENPGEMKGDVLESFQNADLSGDLAHLQLPVYTRLYSIDNSNQILRFSVLNPVYEDVTASYKDKISVEIPSELKVSTTVLKSGEDKKIELQVIPIKEENGKIYRLKSFQLRSAPDVYKKSAEDINWKSGSVLASGKWVKIRTSAKGIYKIPFSMLNDWGFSDPSQVGVFGSGGILQSEDPGNITYDDLEECAIWTTTNEGEECLFFYAPGISEWSQNESGFFVHNSNEFTNNGHFFVGEKESPKQLEVITTPSGETTHTTTSFDCYDLLETDKYNLLELGSGKRWFGNRFTRNGSRNYSFELVDLAEEPGVKIRVSGAARSYQSSNFNVKVNGVQTGTVDFRSVDTDETYGIYADAKTSTIDLTVSGKDLGIEVTYGASNNSSEAWMDYIELNYRRELAVGNVPLFFRDSRTVGLGNMVEFQIADGGADTKVLDVSDINNVKEINAEISGTDLSFKHEAANLNEFVVFNTSGTFQEPAFVEDVANQNLHAINTPEFIIISHKNFISAAEELADFHRSYDGMSVEVVNVDDVYNEFSSGSKSATGIRNFIKMIYDRGNTLKYVLLFGDGSYDNRNINGKGLNFIPTYQSANSLDPLNSYVSDDYFVMLDAGEKLSFGSIDLGIGRIPASTAYEAQLVVDKIKRYYEPQALGAWRNVVCMIGDDGDTGIHMRQSEQIADTLNKNYGEFITEKIYFDAYAEQVTPAGERYPEVNAAINERVEDGVLVLNYIGHANNRFLAHEHVLEVNDINSWSNRNQLPIFVTATCEFSRFDADDVSAGEYVLMNPNGGSIGLFSTTRVVTSGANFQLSKSFYRFIFAKDEDGEHYRMGDVMRLAKSNLANGNNKRNFSLLADPALKLSYPKYQVVTTTINGEDATSSTDTIGTLEKITIEGYIADYFDNRIDDFNGELTHTVYDKEIDMTTLGNGSDNRELTFQVQNNIIYSGTSSVTNGRFSFSFIVPKDISYKIGSGKIMYYAQNGDEDAHGAFSNFCIGGEGSSITDNSGPDIQLYLNTVDFKSGDKTGKNPTMLAYLSDENGINTVGTGIGHDITAVIDNDYSNVFVLNNYYQAEKDDYTSGSLQFPLSDLSAGKHTLRLKAWDVANNSSEAEIEFEVTEDFIIEEVSNYPNPIADYTYFVIRHNQSDSRLSAIFDIYDINGRKVDMFEADISSSGNTSNPVRWDLSESKIPLTQGVYVYHIIVQNNDGVIASKSGKLLVAQ, encoded by the coding sequence ATGAATAAATATATACTCCTGTTATTTATTGTATTGGTTGGGTTTGCTGTAAGTGATGTACACAATGAAGTTGTTGTACTCAACTGGCAGGAAAATCCGGGAGAGATGAAGGGTGATGTGTTGGAAAGTTTCCAAAATGCAGATTTGTCAGGCGATTTAGCGCATTTGCAATTGCCTGTTTATACCCGTTTGTACTCCATTGATAATTCAAACCAAATTCTTCGTTTTAGTGTTCTGAATCCCGTTTACGAAGATGTTACAGCGAGTTATAAAGATAAAATCTCCGTCGAAATTCCATCCGAATTGAAGGTTAGTACAACCGTGCTAAAGTCTGGGGAGGATAAAAAAATAGAACTTCAGGTCATTCCAATAAAAGAAGAAAATGGTAAAATTTACCGATTAAAAAGTTTCCAGTTACGGTCGGCACCAGATGTTTATAAAAAATCGGCAGAAGATATAAATTGGAAATCAGGGTCGGTTTTAGCATCAGGGAAATGGGTAAAAATCAGAACATCAGCGAAAGGTATTTATAAGATCCCGTTTTCAATGTTAAATGATTGGGGTTTTTCTGATCCAAGCCAGGTTGGAGTATTCGGAAGTGGTGGAATATTGCAGTCGGAAGATCCCGGAAATATCACTTACGACGATTTGGAAGAATGTGCGATATGGACTACTACCAACGAAGGCGAAGAATGTTTGTTCTTTTATGCTCCGGGAATCTCGGAGTGGAGTCAAAATGAATCTGGTTTTTTCGTTCATAATTCAAACGAATTTACCAACAACGGCCATTTCTTTGTAGGAGAAAAAGAATCGCCAAAACAGTTGGAGGTAATTACAACACCATCAGGAGAAACGACACATACTACAACTTCGTTCGATTGTTATGATTTGTTGGAAACCGACAAATACAACCTGTTGGAACTGGGATCGGGTAAAAGATGGTTCGGAAATCGATTTACACGCAATGGTTCGAGAAACTACAGTTTTGAGTTAGTCGATCTGGCTGAAGAACCTGGTGTGAAAATTAGAGTAAGCGGCGCAGCGCGTTCATATCAATCGTCAAATTTTAATGTAAAGGTAAATGGAGTACAAACCGGGACTGTAGATTTTAGAAGTGTAGATACCGATGAAACATATGGTATTTATGCTGATGCAAAAACAAGTACAATAGACCTAACTGTGTCGGGCAAAGACCTGGGCATTGAGGTGACTTATGGTGCATCAAACAACAGTTCTGAAGCATGGATGGATTATATTGAACTAAACTACAGAAGAGAGCTGGCGGTTGGAAATGTACCGTTGTTTTTCAGAGATTCGAGAACAGTTGGCCTGGGAAATATGGTTGAGTTTCAGATTGCCGACGGCGGAGCCGATACTAAAGTTCTGGATGTCTCTGACATTAATAATGTAAAAGAAATTAATGCAGAAATTAGCGGGACTGATTTAAGTTTTAAACATGAGGCAGCTAATCTGAACGAGTTCGTTGTTTTTAATACTTCCGGAACATTTCAGGAGCCGGCGTTTGTTGAGGATGTGGCAAACCAGAATTTGCATGCAATTAATACACCTGAGTTTATAATAATATCACATAAAAACTTTATAAGTGCTGCCGAAGAGCTGGCTGATTTTCATCGTTCTTACGATGGAATGAGTGTTGAAGTTGTAAATGTTGATGACGTATATAACGAGTTTAGCTCGGGAAGTAAAAGTGCAACCGGAATACGTAATTTTATAAAAATGATTTACGACCGGGGTAATACATTAAAATATGTATTGCTTTTTGGCGACGGCAGTTACGACAATCGTAATATTAATGGTAAAGGACTAAATTTTATTCCAACTTATCAATCGGCTAATTCTTTAGATCCATTAAACTCATACGTTAGCGATGATTATTTTGTAATGCTTGACGCAGGCGAAAAACTATCCTTCGGATCGATAGATTTGGGTATAGGAAGAATACCGGCATCAACAGCATACGAGGCCCAGTTGGTGGTTGATAAGATAAAGCGGTATTACGAGCCGCAAGCATTAGGTGCCTGGCGAAATGTAGTTTGTATGATTGGCGATGATGGCGATACTGGAATTCATATGCGGCAATCCGAACAAATTGCAGATACCCTAAATAAAAATTATGGCGAATTTATTACCGAAAAAATCTACTTTGATGCTTATGCCGAGCAGGTTACACCAGCCGGAGAGCGTTATCCTGAGGTAAATGCAGCAATAAACGAAAGGGTAGAAGATGGCGTACTTGTTTTAAACTATATCGGGCATGCCAACAATCGCTTTCTTGCTCACGAGCATGTTCTTGAAGTTAACGATATCAACTCGTGGTCGAACAGAAACCAGCTGCCAATTTTTGTAACGGCAACCTGCGAATTTAGTCGTTTTGATGCCGATGATGTTTCTGCCGGTGAGTATGTTTTGATGAATCCAAACGGAGGAAGTATCGGATTATTCTCCACAACCCGGGTTGTAACTTCTGGTGCCAATTTCCAGTTAAGTAAAAGTTTTTATCGCTTCATTTTTGCCAAAGATGAAGATGGCGAACACTACCGAATGGGAGATGTAATGCGCCTTGCAAAATCTAATCTGGCAAATGGAAATAACAAGCGTAATTTCTCATTGCTGGCAGATCCTGCATTAAAACTTTCTTACCCGAAATACCAGGTAGTAACCACAACTATTAATGGTGAAGATGCAACAAGTAGCACCGATACAATTGGTACGCTTGAGAAAATTACCATTGAAGGATATATTGCCGATTATTTTGATAATAGAATAGACGATTTTAACGGAGAACTTACACATACAGTTTACGACAAAGAAATTGATATGACAACGCTTGGTAATGGAAGCGACAACAGGGAGCTTACTTTTCAGGTGCAAAACAATATCATTTACTCGGGAACATCAAGCGTAACAAACGGGCGGTTCAGTTTTAGCTTTATAGTGCCAAAAGATATTTCATACAAAATCGGATCGGGGAAAATTATGTACTATGCCCAAAATGGCGATGAAGATGCGCACGGTGCTTTTTCTAATTTTTGTATCGGTGGAGAAGGATCGAGCATTACCGATAATTCGGGGCCTGATATTCAGCTCTACCTGAATACCGTAGATTTTAAGTCGGGCGATAAAACCGGCAAAAATCCAACCATGCTGGCGTATTTGTCTGACGAAAATGGAATTAATACAGTAGGCACCGGAATTGGTCATGATATAACAGCGGTTATCGATAATGATTATTCCAACGTGTTTGTGCTTAACAATTATTACCAGGCTGAAAAAGATGATTATACAAGCGGTTCGTTGCAGTTTCCTCTGAGTGATCTTTCTGCCGGAAAACACACCCTAAGGCTAAAGGCGTGGGATGTGGCCAACAATTCATCGGAAGCTGAAATTGAATTCGAGGTTACCGAAGATTTCATCATCGAGGAAGTAAGCAATTACCCTAACCCGATTGCCGATTATACTTATTTTGTGATTCGTCATAATCAATCCGACTCAAGGTTATCTGCAATTTTTGATATTTATGATATTAACGGACGAAAGGTTGACATGTTTGAAGCCGATATTAGTTCGAGCGGAAATACCAGTAATCCGGTGCGTTGGGACCTGTCGGAGTCGAAAATTCCATTAACGCAGGGAGTTTATGTTTACCATATCATCGTGCAGAACAATGATGGAGTAATTGCTTCTAAATCAGGTAAATTGTTGGTGGCACAATAA
- a CDS encoding urocanate hydratase, which produces MILETFKTAILQGIPNELPLPKPYETKINHAPKRKDILSAKEKKLALKNALRYFPAKFHEVLAPEFLNELETFGRIYMYRFRPDYKMYARPIDEYPAKSKQAASIMLMIQNNLDYAVAQHPHELITYGGNGAVFQNWAQYLLTMKYLAEMTDEQTLVMYSGHPMGLFPSHKNAPRVVVTNGMVIPNYSSRDDYERMNALGVSQYGQMTAGSYMYIGPQGIVHGTTITVMNAARLHSPGDFGGKIFVTSGLGGMSGAQPKATVIAGMVCIIAEINPKAVEVRHSQGWVDEVFTNLDELLARALKARQNKEAVSLAYQGNIVDLWEKLAEENIRVELGSDQTSLHNPFAGGYYPAGLSFEESNKMMAEAPEQFREEVYKTLRRHVAAVNKLTKNGMYFWDYGNAFLLEASRAGADITKADGEFKYPSYVQDIMGPLFFDYGFGPFRWVCTSGKAEDLETTDKIAADVLAEIAASAPEEIIGQMEDNIHWIKEAGRNKLVVGSQARILYADCTGRTKIAKAFNDAIADGRISAPIVLGRDHHDVSGTDSPYRETSNIYDGSSFTADMAVQNFVGDGFRGATWISLHNGGGVGWGEVINGGFGMTIDGSPEAEERLKMMLHWDVNNGISRRSWARNKPARFAIEQAMKENPDLKVTLPEEADDELLNGLFLK; this is translated from the coding sequence ATGATTTTAGAAACATTTAAAACAGCCATTTTACAAGGAATACCAAACGAACTTCCGTTGCCCAAACCGTATGAAACCAAAATTAACCACGCTCCAAAAAGAAAAGATATATTATCGGCAAAAGAGAAAAAACTGGCGTTAAAAAATGCATTGCGCTATTTCCCTGCAAAATTTCATGAAGTGCTTGCTCCTGAGTTTTTAAACGAACTGGAAACTTTCGGGCGTATTTATATGTACCGTTTTCGCCCTGATTATAAAATGTATGCGCGCCCTATTGATGAATATCCGGCAAAATCAAAACAGGCAGCATCAATAATGCTGATGATACAGAACAACCTGGATTATGCGGTGGCTCAGCATCCGCACGAACTGATTACTTACGGTGGCAACGGTGCGGTTTTTCAAAACTGGGCACAGTACCTGCTTACCATGAAATACCTGGCCGAAATGACCGACGAACAAACGCTGGTTATGTATTCCGGTCACCCGATGGGTTTGTTCCCTTCGCATAAAAACGCGCCACGAGTTGTGGTTACCAACGGCATGGTAATTCCGAACTATTCGAGCCGCGATGATTACGAACGTATGAATGCACTCGGCGTTTCGCAATACGGACAAATGACTGCCGGATCGTATATGTACATTGGCCCGCAAGGCATTGTACACGGTACAACAATTACGGTTATGAATGCTGCCCGCCTGCACTCTCCCGGCGATTTTGGCGGAAAGATTTTTGTAACCAGCGGCTTAGGAGGCATGTCGGGAGCTCAACCAAAAGCAACGGTAATTGCCGGAATGGTTTGTATTATTGCCGAAATAAATCCAAAAGCGGTGGAAGTTCGCCACAGTCAGGGCTGGGTTGATGAAGTTTTTACCAACCTGGACGAACTGCTGGCACGCGCATTAAAAGCACGCCAAAACAAAGAAGCCGTTTCGCTGGCCTACCAAGGCAATATTGTTGACCTTTGGGAAAAGCTGGCCGAAGAAAACATACGGGTTGAATTGGGATCAGATCAAACATCGTTGCACAATCCGTTTGCAGGTGGTTATTACCCGGCCGGATTGAGTTTTGAAGAATCGAATAAAATGATGGCCGAAGCGCCTGAGCAGTTCCGCGAAGAAGTTTATAAAACCTTACGCCGACATGTTGCAGCAGTGAATAAATTGACAAAAAACGGCATGTATTTCTGGGATTACGGAAATGCATTTTTGCTGGAAGCCAGCCGTGCAGGTGCCGATATTACCAAAGCCGATGGTGAATTTAAATACCCATCCTACGTTCAGGATATTATGGGGCCACTGTTTTTCGATTATGGTTTTGGTCCATTCCGTTGGGTTTGTACATCAGGGAAAGCAGAAGATTTGGAAACTACCGATAAAATTGCGGCCGATGTGCTCGCAGAAATAGCAGCCTCAGCGCCGGAAGAAATTATAGGCCAGATGGAAGACAATATTCACTGGATTAAAGAAGCCGGGAGAAACAAACTGGTGGTGGGTTCGCAAGCACGTATTTTGTATGCCGATTGTACGGGCCGTACAAAAATTGCCAAAGCGTTTAACGATGCCATTGCCGACGGACGAATCTCAGCTCCTATTGTTTTAGGCCGCGATCACCACGATGTGTCGGGTACTGATTCTCCATACCGCGAAACCTCAAATATTTACGATGGCTCGTCGTTTACTGCCGATATGGCCGTTCAGAATTTTGTAGGTGACGGTTTCCGTGGTGCCACATGGATTTCATTACACAACGGAGGTGGCGTTGGCTGGGGTGAGGTTATAAATGGCGGTTTTGGAATGACCATCGACGGCTCGCCCGAAGCCGAAGAACGCCTAAAAATGATGTTGCACTGGGATGTAAACAACGGCATTTCGCGCCGCAGCTGGGCGCGAAACAAACCGGCACGTTTTGCCATTGAACAGGCAATGAAAGAAAATCCGGATTTGAAAGTTACGCTGCCCGAGGAAGCTGATGATGAATTGTTGAATGGGCTATTTTTGAAATAA